A genomic window from Struthio camelus isolate bStrCam1 chromosome 2, bStrCam1.hap1, whole genome shotgun sequence includes:
- the TCAIM gene encoding T-cell activation inhibitor, mitochondrial: MFCCLRVVRRSCLEKILPQCVLQSRTLSGADAINALRPFYFAVHPDFFGQHPKEREVNENSLKRLNGYLENLQKPGFRSFKPTQLTFYVRESEPNSSNVQESFSASGFRAVSFTLRTRDLLSTVLDILNSCSLSTEHVQSLNVNSQPRKEAKITLNRPIKWDKTYYSFTGFKDPEEELEQAQRVETTLISWLDDNEASAVKKLKKSLPLRKELERLKFELSHQLQLSDIRWQRSWGIAHRCSQLHSLGRLVRQRPEVLKNVKGRTLIFTDRSGVSAAGHIMLGTMDVHHHWTKIFERLPNYYKLQKRMLFLEDRISQLLGGIQVTYIEELQPLLTLEEYYDTLDSFYNKLLDSRLPFHPRSLRGLQMILESDRYAPSLHELGHFNIPTACDPATLQWFIIAKAQEARQNLKRKEEMMITEKELISTSTEKFSLDRLYKEPSVSSAQMIDCCKRLLEESLPYLQGMHLCISHFYSVLQDGDLCIPWNWKS; encoded by the exons atgttttgctgtttgaGAGTCGTGAGAAG gTCATGCCTGGAGAAAATACTGCCACAGTGCGTTCTTCAGTCAAGAACTTTGTCTGGAGCTGATGCCATCAATGCTCTCAGACCTTTCTATTTTGCTGTGCATCCAGATTTCTTTGGCCAGCATCCCAAAGAGAGG gAGGTAAATGAAAATTCTCTGAAGAGGTTAAATGGCTACTTGGAGAATCTGCAGAAACCAGGATTTCGCTCTTTTAAGCCAACTCAACTTACTTTTTATGTAAGAGAAAGTGAACCAAACTCTTCTAACGTTCAAGAATCCTTCAGTGCTTCAG GGTTTCGAGCAGTCAGTTTTACATTACGTACCAGGGACCTACTGAGCACAGTATTAGATATTCTCAACTCCTGCAGTTTATCTACGGAGCATGTTCAGAGTTTGAACGTGAACTCTCAGCCCCGCAAGGAAGCAAAAATCACGCTGAATAGACCTATCAAATGGGATAAGACTTATTATTCGTTTACTGGATTCAAAGATCCTGAGGAAGAACTAGAACAAGCCCAGAGAGTGGAAACAACTTTAAT ATCCTGGTTAGATGATAATGAAGCAAGTGCAGTAAAAAAGTTGAAGAAGAGTTTACCGCTTAGAAAAGAACTAGAACGCTTAAAATTTGAACTCTCTCATCAGCTTCAGCTCTCTGATATCAG gTGGCAGAGAAGCTGGGGTATCGCTCATCGCTGTAGCCAACTACACAGTCTAGGTCGCTTAGTCAGACAAAGACCTGAAGTATTAAAGAATGTTAAAG GACGCACATTGATATTTACAGACCGTTCAGGTGTGAGTGCTGCAGGCCACATAATGCTGGGGACCATGGATGTTCACCATCACTGGACCAAA attTTTGAGAGGTTGCCAAATTATTATAAACTTCAAAAAAGGATGCTGTTCTTGGAGGATCGGATAAGCCAACTTCTGGGAGGCATACAAGTAACATATATTGAAGAGCTGCAACCCCTCTTGACATTGGAAGAGTACTATGACACTCTGGACTCCTTCTATAATAAGTTACTTGACAGTAGACTACCTTTTCATCCTCGCAGTCTGCGAGGCTTGCAGATGATTCTAGAAAG CGATAGATATGCACCAAGCTTGCATGAATTAGGACACTTTAACATCCCAACAGCTTGTGATCCAGCAACTCTTCAATGGTTTATTATTGCCAAAGCACAAGAAGCAAGACAgaatctgaaaagaaaggaaga GATGATGATTACAGAAAAGGAGCTAATCAGTACTTCCACTGAAAAATTTTCTTTGGATCGACTGTATAAGGAACCCAGTGTTTCCAGTGCACAGATGATAGATTGTTGTAAGCGACTACTGGAAGAATCGTTACCGTACCTACAAGGCATGCACCTTTGCATTTCGCATTTCTACTCTGTGCTGCAGGATGGAGACCTCTGTATACCTTGGAACTGGAAAAGCTGA